From a single Metopolophium dirhodum isolate CAU chromosome 6, ASM1992520v1, whole genome shotgun sequence genomic region:
- the LOC132946702 gene encoding inhibitor of growth protein 1-like, with protein sequence MTNRTNRALEYYNDYIDCTQNLPLDIQRHVTQMRECDLEYQEMMSKIKELTDNLDGSMSTLNSEKLTKLLVTGLNLGDKKVQTVQHISDLVDDKVRRLENGRKYLTSSKEPDAPKPSIKEKPESSNCSKDRCLPSTSTSTVSKELKKRNTDNDSNESNNDAKLAKRPRRNRADEPDYKEISDDVVALTASQHSNTPLPRATATAQVQSQVTMKKATQKTDTKTKKKGKYKKQQKDNSPSLDDDDDIAVDPDEPTYCLCDQISYGEMICCDNDLCPIEWFHFSCVSLSTKPKGKWFCPKCRGDRPNIMKPKAQFLKELERYNKEKEDKA encoded by the coding sequence ATGACGAATCGAACAAATAGAGCTTTGGAATATTACAATGATTATATCGACTGTACACAAAACTTACCTTTGGACATACAGCGGCACGTAACGCAGATGCGTGAATGTGATTTGGAGTACCAAGAAATGATGTCAAAGATCAAAGAGTTGACAGACAATTTAGACGGTTCTATGTCTACATTAAATTCTGAAAAATTGACAAAGCTATTAGTAACCGGTTTAAATCTAGGGGATAAAAAAGTGCAAACTGTTCAACATATATCTGACTTGGTAGATGATAAAGTCAGACGCTTGGAAAATGGTAGGAAATATTTGACCTCTTCTAAGGAACCTGATGCTCCCAAACCAAGTATCAAAGAAAAACCAGAGAGCAGTAATTGTTCCAAAGATCGATGCTTACCAAGCACTAGTACCAGTACTGTTTCTAAAGAACTGAAGAAACGCAACACTGATAATGATAGTAACGAATCTAACAATGATGCAAAACTTGCAAAACGACCCAGACGTAACAGAGCTGATGAGCCAGATTACAAAGAAATTTCGGATGATGTGGTGGCATTGACAGCTTCACAACATTCCAATACACCTTTGCCAAGAGCCACAGCAACAGCGCAAGTACAATCTCAAGTCACAATGAAAAAAGCAACTCAAAAAACAGATACAAAAACCAAAAAGAAGGGAAAATATAAGAAACAACAGAAGGACAATTCACCATCATtggatgatgatgatgatatagCTGTCGATCCAGATGAACCAACTTATTGTCTTTGTGATCAGATTTCATACGGAGAGATGATATGTTGCGATAATGATTTATGTCCAATAGAATGGTTTCATTTTTCATGTGTTTCATTATCGACAAAACCAAAAGGCAAATGGTTTTGCCCCAAGTGCCGTGGAGATCGTCCAAATATAATGAAGCCTAAAGCGCAGTTTCTCAAGGAACTTGAACGATACAATAAAGAAAAAGAGGATAAAGCTTAA